A genomic segment from Janibacter sp. DB-40 encodes:
- the rpmI gene encoding 50S ribosomal protein L35, giving the protein MPKNKTHSGAKKRFRVTGSGKIMRERANHVHKFHEKTPQHARRLANDVQVSKADEKKIKKLLGR; this is encoded by the coding sequence ATGCCGAAGAACAAGACGCACAGCGGTGCGAAGAAGCGTTTCCGGGTCACCGGCTCGGGCAAGATCATGCGCGAGCGGGCCAACCACGTCCACAAGTTCCACGAGAAGACCCCGCAGCACGCGCGGCGCCTCGCGAACGACGTCCAGGTCTCCAAGGCCGACGAGAAGAAGATCAAGAAGCTGCTCGGTCGCTGA
- a CDS encoding RNA methyltransferase: protein MKQVRGLSRRSVRRRTGRVLVEGPQGVREAVRFAPERIRDLYVTSEGAQRYAEFVEPAREHGVVVHEASEGVLAAMCDADTPQGIAAVVDWTPATLASVLAGRPRLLVLLTHVRDPGNLGTVIRGADAAGADAVLVSDGSVDATSPKVVRSTAGSIFHLPVVTGLDIGAALTALDDAGVRRLAADGVGERTIDEVDLSTPHAWVMGNEAWGLQAGTRDACDEVVRVPIHGHAESLNLAMATTICLYASARTMRA from the coding sequence GTGAAGCAGGTTCGTGGGCTCTCCCGGCGTTCTGTGCGTCGGCGCACCGGCCGTGTCCTCGTCGAGGGACCGCAGGGAGTGCGTGAGGCGGTGCGCTTCGCGCCGGAGCGCATCCGTGACCTCTACGTCACGTCGGAGGGCGCGCAGCGCTACGCCGAGTTCGTCGAACCGGCCCGCGAGCACGGCGTCGTGGTCCACGAGGCGAGCGAGGGCGTCCTCGCCGCCATGTGCGACGCAGACACTCCCCAGGGCATCGCAGCGGTCGTCGACTGGACGCCGGCGACACTCGCCTCCGTGCTCGCCGGTCGGCCCCGGCTGCTCGTCCTGCTCACCCACGTCCGCGACCCCGGCAACCTCGGCACGGTCATCCGGGGCGCGGATGCGGCCGGTGCCGACGCGGTTCTCGTCAGCGACGGGTCGGTCGACGCAACCAGTCCCAAGGTCGTGCGCTCCACCGCCGGATCGATCTTCCACCTGCCGGTCGTCACGGGGCTCGACATCGGTGCGGCACTGACCGCGCTGGACGATGCCGGGGTGCGTCGGCTGGCCGCCGACGGGGTGGGGGAGCGAACCATCGACGAGGTCGACCTGTCCACCCCGCACGCCTGGGTCATGGGCAATGAGGCATGGGGTCTGCAGGCAGGCACCCGTGACGCCTGCGACGAGGTCGTCCGCGTCCCGATCCACGGCCACGCCGAGTCGCTGAACCTCGCGATGGCCACGACGATCTGCCTCTACGCCTCGGCCCGGACGATGCGCGCCTGA
- a CDS encoding Fur family transcriptional regulator, with the protein MSTTMIDPDVAADLLREHSMRVTAPRVAVLRELSAHPHADVDTITRCTRERLGSVSTQAVYDILAALAGIGLVRKFEPAGHPARFEIELGDNHHHLVCRSCGTMIDVECAPGEAPCLDAADDHGFAIDEAEVIYWGTCPACATEAATRA; encoded by the coding sequence ATGAGCACCACCATGATCGACCCAGACGTCGCCGCGGATCTCCTCCGCGAGCACTCCATGCGGGTCACGGCCCCGAGGGTGGCCGTGCTGCGCGAGCTGTCCGCGCACCCGCACGCCGACGTCGACACCATCACCCGGTGCACACGCGAGCGCCTCGGGTCGGTGAGCACCCAAGCGGTCTACGACATCCTCGCTGCCCTCGCGGGTATCGGTCTGGTGCGCAAGTTCGAGCCGGCGGGCCACCCGGCACGGTTCGAGATCGAACTCGGGGACAACCACCACCACCTCGTGTGCCGTTCCTGCGGCACGATGATCGATGTGGAGTGCGCACCCGGCGAGGCCCCGTGCCTCGATGCCGCCGACGACCACGGTTTCGCCATCGACGAGGCCGAGGTCATCTACTGGGGCACCTGCCCCGCCTGCGCGACGGAGGCGGCCACCCGGGCCTGA
- the rplT gene encoding 50S ribosomal protein L20 has translation MARVKRAVNAHKKRRVVLERASGYRGQRSRLYRKAREQVTHSLEYSYRDRRAKKGDFRRLWIQRINAGARANGMTYNRFIQGLRAAEVEVDRRMLAELAVNDEAAFAALVEVAKSNAPAADAKAQA, from the coding sequence GTGGCACGCGTGAAGCGGGCGGTCAACGCCCACAAGAAGCGCCGGGTCGTTCTCGAGCGCGCCAGCGGCTACCGCGGCCAGCGGTCCCGCCTCTACCGCAAGGCCCGGGAGCAGGTCACCCACTCGCTGGAGTACAGCTACCGTGACCGCCGCGCCAAGAAGGGCGACTTCCGTCGTCTGTGGATCCAGCGCATCAACGCCGGCGCCCGGGCCAACGGGATGACCTACAACCGGTTCATCCAGGGTCTGCGCGCCGCCGAGGTCGAGGTCGACCGTCGGATGCTCGCCGAGCTCGCGGTCAACGACGAGGCCGCCTTCGCTGCCCTCGTCGAGGTGGCCAAGAGCAACGCCCCGGCCGCCGACGCCAAGGCGCAGGCCTGA
- the pheS gene encoding phenylalanine--tRNA ligase subunit alpha, which yields MSGPNTNYDPVEVAALDPQVIEEAVQAALDAAAGAATLDELKQVRAAHQGDKSPLALANREIGALPPSAKADAGKRVGQARGRVKQAFAGRQAELEEQREERILVEETQDLTVLRPHPRLGARHPISLVTERVEDIFVGMGWEIAEGPEIESEWLTFDALNIGPDHPARGEQDTFFVEPPDAGVILRTHTSPVQIRTMLDREPPIYVLCPGKVFRTDDLDATHTPVFHQFEGLVVDRGVTMAHLRGALDTFVRGLFGEEVETRLRPNFFPFTEPSAEIDCRCWVCLGADSGCRTCGGTGWIEMGGSGMVNRRVLAAGGIDPDEYTGFAFGLGIERSLMLRHGVADMRDIIEGDVRFSAAFGMEI from the coding sequence GTGTCAGGACCCAACACGAACTACGACCCGGTCGAGGTCGCCGCGCTCGATCCGCAGGTGATCGAGGAGGCCGTCCAGGCCGCTCTCGATGCCGCTGCGGGCGCCGCGACCCTCGACGAGCTGAAGCAGGTGCGCGCGGCGCACCAAGGGGACAAGTCCCCGCTCGCGCTCGCCAACCGCGAGATCGGCGCACTGCCGCCGAGCGCGAAGGCCGACGCCGGCAAGCGCGTCGGGCAGGCCCGGGGCAGGGTCAAGCAGGCCTTCGCGGGCCGGCAGGCCGAGCTGGAGGAGCAGCGCGAGGAGCGGATCCTCGTCGAGGAGACGCAGGACCTGACCGTCCTGCGACCGCACCCGCGACTGGGCGCGCGGCACCCGATCAGCCTGGTGACCGAGCGCGTCGAGGACATCTTCGTCGGCATGGGCTGGGAGATCGCCGAGGGCCCCGAGATCGAGTCCGAGTGGCTGACCTTCGACGCGCTCAACATCGGCCCGGACCACCCGGCTCGCGGTGAGCAGGACACCTTCTTCGTCGAGCCCCCGGACGCCGGGGTCATCCTGCGCACGCACACCTCGCCGGTGCAGATCCGCACGATGCTCGACCGCGAACCGCCGATCTACGTGCTGTGCCCGGGCAAGGTCTTCCGCACCGACGACCTCGACGCGACGCACACGCCGGTCTTCCACCAGTTCGAGGGCCTCGTCGTCGACAGGGGCGTCACGATGGCGCACCTGCGCGGCGCGCTCGACACCTTCGTCCGGGGTCTCTTCGGCGAGGAGGTCGAGACCCGGCTGCGACCGAACTTCTTCCCCTTCACCGAGCCGAGCGCCGAGATCGACTGCCGCTGCTGGGTGTGCCTGGGTGCGGACTCCGGCTGCCGCACCTGCGGAGGCACCGGATGGATCGAGATGGGCGGCTCGGGCATGGTCAACCGCCGCGTCCTCGCGGCGGGCGGCATCGACCCGGACGAGTACACCGGTTTCGCCTTCGGCCTGGGCATCGAGCGCTCGCTCATGCTGCGTCACGGCGTCGCCGACATGCGGGACATCATCGAGGGTGACGTGCGCTTCTCGGCCGCGTTCGGGATGGAGATCTGA
- the infC gene encoding translation initiation factor IF-3, which translates to MSEPRINDRIRVPEVRLVGPNGEQVGIVRVEDALRLAAEADLDLVEVAPMAKPPVAKLMDFGKYKYEAAMKAREARKNQVNTVIKEIKLRPKIDSHDYGTKKGHVERFLSAGDKVKVTIMFRGREQSRPELGFRLLQRLAEDVVELGTVESAPKQDGRNMVMVLGPTKKKSEARAEARRKKDDQAAAKAAESKGSDAPAES; encoded by the coding sequence ATCAGCGAGCCTCGCATCAATGACCGAATCCGCGTCCCAGAGGTGCGGTTGGTCGGCCCCAACGGGGAGCAGGTCGGCATCGTCCGCGTGGAGGACGCCCTCCGGCTCGCTGCCGAGGCGGACCTCGACCTCGTCGAGGTCGCTCCGATGGCCAAGCCGCCCGTCGCCAAGCTCATGGACTTCGGCAAGTACAAGTACGAAGCCGCCATGAAGGCGCGTGAAGCGCGCAAGAACCAGGTCAACACGGTCATCAAGGAGATCAAGCTCCGGCCGAAGATCGACAGCCACGACTACGGCACCAAGAAGGGCCACGTCGAGCGTTTCCTCAGTGCCGGGGACAAGGTCAAGGTGACGATCATGTTCCGCGGACGCGAGCAGTCCCGCCCCGAGCTGGGCTTCCGGCTGCTGCAGCGTCTGGCCGAGGACGTCGTCGAGCTCGGCACCGTGGAGTCCGCGCCGAAGCAGGACGGCCGCAACATGGTCATGGTGCTCGGCCCGACGAAGAAGAAGTCCGAGGCCCGCGCCGAGGCACGCCGCAAGAAGGACGACCAGGCCGCCGCCAAGGCAGCCGAGAGCAAGGGCAGCGACGCCCCGGCCGAGTCCTGA
- a CDS encoding catalase: MSSTPSHPESRADARGELDASGPSTQVNGAPTVSDRNSLSLGSNGPLLLHDAHLVDTLAHFNRENIPERKPHAKGAGAFGNFEVTGDVSRYTKAAVFQPGARTRMMARFSTVAGELGSPDTWRDVRGFALRFWTEEGNFDLVGNNTPVFFLRDPLKFPHFIRSQKRLPTSGLRDNTMQWDFWTNNPESAHQVTYLMGDRGLPRTWRNMNGYSSHTYMWVNNAGERFWVQYHFHTQQGVEGITNDAAERIAGEDADFHRRDLYDAIERGEYPQWKLSVQVMPYEDAKTYRFNPFDLTKTWSHKDYPLIEVGTMTLDENPVNFFAQIEQAAFAPSNTVPGIGYSPDKMLLSRVFAYADAHRARIGPNFHQLPVNRPIGGQNHYTFDGPMRYEHTGAAPTYLPNSFGRPYADEEGPVEDGWEADGAMVRSAYELHAEDDDFGQPGTLVREVFSDDQRDRLVETVVGSLDGVEDPVLSRVFEYWTNIDSEIGRRITEAKKAADDGGDVDTGEVLRESDTHART; this comes from the coding sequence ATGTCATCCACCCCGTCCCACCCCGAGAGCCGCGCCGATGCCAGGGGTGAGCTCGACGCCTCCGGCCCCTCGACCCAGGTCAACGGCGCTCCGACGGTCAGCGACCGCAACAGCCTGTCCCTGGGCAGCAACGGACCGCTGCTCCTCCATGACGCCCACCTCGTCGACACGCTGGCGCACTTCAACCGGGAGAACATCCCGGAGCGCAAGCCCCACGCGAAGGGGGCCGGGGCCTTCGGCAACTTCGAGGTCACGGGCGACGTCTCCCGGTACACCAAGGCAGCCGTCTTCCAGCCCGGGGCGAGGACCCGGATGATGGCGCGCTTCTCCACGGTCGCCGGCGAGCTCGGTTCACCGGACACCTGGCGCGACGTTCGTGGCTTCGCCCTGCGCTTCTGGACCGAGGAGGGCAACTTCGACCTCGTCGGCAACAACACACCGGTCTTCTTCCTGCGCGACCCGCTGAAGTTCCCGCACTTCATCCGCAGCCAGAAGCGTCTGCCCACATCGGGTCTTCGCGACAACACGATGCAGTGGGACTTCTGGACGAACAACCCGGAGTCAGCCCACCAGGTCACCTACCTCATGGGTGACCGCGGTCTGCCGCGCACCTGGCGGAACATGAACGGCTACAGCAGCCACACCTACATGTGGGTCAACAACGCCGGCGAGAGGTTCTGGGTGCAGTACCACTTCCACACCCAGCAGGGGGTCGAGGGGATCACCAACGACGCCGCGGAACGGATCGCCGGTGAGGACGCCGACTTCCACCGCCGCGACCTCTACGACGCCATCGAGCGCGGCGAGTACCCGCAGTGGAAGCTCTCGGTGCAGGTGATGCCCTACGAGGACGCGAAGACCTACCGCTTCAACCCCTTCGACCTGACGAAGACCTGGTCGCACAAGGACTACCCGCTCATCGAGGTCGGCACGATGACCCTCGACGAGAACCCGGTCAACTTCTTCGCCCAGATCGAGCAGGCCGCCTTCGCGCCGAGCAACACCGTGCCCGGCATCGGGTACTCGCCCGACAAGATGCTGCTCAGCCGCGTCTTCGCCTACGCGGACGCCCACCGTGCCCGCATCGGACCCAACTTCCACCAGCTGCCGGTCAACCGGCCGATCGGCGGGCAGAACCACTACACCTTCGACGGCCCGATGCGCTATGAGCACACGGGCGCCGCACCCACCTACCTGCCGAACAGCTTCGGGCGCCCGTACGCGGACGAGGAGGGCCCGGTCGAGGACGGCTGGGAGGCGGACGGCGCGATGGTCCGCTCCGCGTACGAACTGCACGCCGAGGACGACGACTTCGGTCAGCCGGGGACGCTGGTGCGCGAGGTCTTCTCCGATGACCAGCGCGACCGCCTCGTCGAGACAGTGGTCGGATCGCTCGACGGGGTCGAGGACCCGGTGCTCTCCCGGGTCTTCGAGTACTGGACGAACATCGACTCCGAGATCGGGCGCCGCATCACCGAGGCGAAGAAGGCGGCCGACGACGGCGGCGACGTCGACACCGGTGAGGTGCTGAGGGAGTCCGACACCCACGCACGCACGTAG
- a CDS encoding SseB family protein, with protein MTTPGDSAGVPWQGRELPTGGFEGDSGTADPRLMRALTTGGEADVVRALAKARLLVPVTAVAGELGEGAHGHASDKEADMAVALLEHPDGRRALPVFTSMEALAAFSTSMRPVAVEAPRAAQAAVSERADLIVLDCASEQAFEVRASMVWALAQQREWVPAHEDPFVEDAVARVCSTHEEVTGHALSAGVPDGEGVLQVELSLAPGLTQEGIEQLVTSIAEELATDGELRARVDGLSFTIT; from the coding sequence ATGACGACCCCCGGAGACTCGGCCGGAGTTCCGTGGCAGGGGCGCGAGCTCCCCACGGGTGGCTTCGAGGGTGACAGCGGTACCGCCGACCCCCGGTTGATGCGGGCGCTGACCACGGGGGGTGAGGCCGACGTGGTGCGCGCGCTGGCGAAGGCCCGCCTCCTCGTCCCCGTCACCGCCGTCGCCGGCGAGCTGGGCGAGGGTGCGCACGGCCACGCCTCCGACAAGGAGGCCGACATGGCCGTCGCGCTGCTGGAGCACCCCGACGGGCGCAGGGCATTGCCCGTCTTCACCTCGATGGAGGCCCTCGCGGCGTTCAGCACCTCGATGCGGCCGGTGGCCGTCGAGGCCCCGAGGGCGGCGCAGGCCGCGGTGAGCGAGCGCGCCGACCTCATCGTCCTCGACTGCGCGAGCGAGCAGGCCTTCGAGGTGCGTGCCTCGATGGTCTGGGCGCTGGCCCAGCAGCGGGAGTGGGTGCCGGCGCACGAGGACCCCTTCGTCGAGGACGCCGTCGCGCGGGTGTGCAGCACCCACGAGGAGGTCACCGGACACGCCCTGTCCGCGGGAGTCCCGGACGGCGAGGGAGTGCTGCAGGTCGAGCTGTCGCTCGCCCCGGGCCTCACCCAGGAGGGGATCGAGCAGCTCGTCACGTCGATCGCCGAGGAGCTGGCCACCGATGGCGAGCTGCGTGCCCGCGTCGACGGGTTGAGCTTCACCATTACCTGA